A window of Malania oleifera isolate guangnan ecotype guangnan chromosome 5, ASM2987363v1, whole genome shotgun sequence contains these coding sequences:
- the LOC131155851 gene encoding secreted RxLR effector protein 161-like, with the protein MNECKLNATPILKGNKFNLSQCLKNILEKEEMENIPYASAVGSLMYAQVCIRPDIAFAVGMLGRYQSNPGMDHWKPAKKVMRYLQGTKDYMLTYKHVDDLEVVVYTDLDFAGCQVSKKSTSGYVFMLAGGAISWKSIKQTIIASSTMEAEFIACFEATSQAKWLKNFITGFQIVNSI; encoded by the coding sequence ATGAATGAATGTAAGCTGAATGCAACACCCATTTTGAAGGGTAACAAATTCAACTTAAGTCAGTGTCTGAAAAATATATTGGAAAAGGAAGAAATGGAAAACATTCCGTATGCATCTGCAGTTGGCAGTTTGATGTATGCACAAGTCTGTATAAGACCAGACATAGCATTTGCAGTAGGAATGCTTGGCAGATATCAAAGTAATCCTGGAATGGATCATTGGAAACCTGCCAAAAAGGTTATGAGATATTTACAAGGAACCAAGGATTACATGCTTACTTATAAGCATGTAGACGATCTAGAAGTGGTTGTATATACAGATTTGGATTTTGCCGGATGTCAAGTTTCAAAGAAATCCACTTCAGGATATGTCTTTATGTTAGCAGGTGGTGCTATATCTTGGAAGAGCATCAAACAGACAATAATTGCATCGTCTACTATGGAGGCAGAGTTTATAGCATGCTTTGAAGCAACTTCACAAGCCAAATGGTTAAAGAATTTTATCACAGGGTTTCAAATTGTGAATTCAATATAA
- the LOC131156682 gene encoding jasmonate-induced oxygenase 2-like produces MGEVDPAFIQDLEHRPSPKFIEAGGIPLIDLSAANSPDALSNPSAIAGLVAEIGEACENWGFFQVINHGVPAEIRERIENAAREFFAQPAEEKRKVRKDERRALGYCATEHTKNVRDWKEVFDFISKVPTVIPASHEADDRELKELVNQWPEYPPDLRDVCEEYGGEMEKLAFKLLGLISLSLGLPADRLNGFFEDHTAFMRLNHYPPCQAPHLALGIGRHKDSGALTVLAQDDVGGLEVKRKADGVWVFAKPTPDAYIINVGDIVQVWSNDRYESVEHRVKVNPDRERFSIPYFLNPSQHVNVQPLKELTSEENPAKYEEYNWGKFFANRKRSNSKKLNVENIQIYHFKKQEQSI; encoded by the exons ATGGGAGAGGTCGATCCTGCCTTCATCCAAGACCTGGAACACAGGCCTAGTCCTAAATTCATCGAAGCCGGAGGAATTCCGTTGATCGATCTCTCGGCTGCGAATTCTCCCGACGCTCTGTCGAACCCCAGCGCGATCGCCGGCCTCGTTGCCGAGATAGGCGAGGCGTGCGAGAATTGGGGATTCTTCCAAGTAATCAACCACGGGGTGCCGGCGGAGATTCGAGAGAGGATTGAGAACGCGGCGAGGGAGTTCTTCGCGCAGCCGGCGGAGGAGAAGCGGAAGGTGAGGAAGGACGAGAGGCGGGCGTTGGGGTATTGCGCCACGGAGCACACCAAGAACGTAAGGGACTGGAAAGAGGTGTTTGATTTTATTTCGAAAGTTCCGACGGTGATTCCGGCGTCGCACGAGGCCGATGATCGGGAATTGAAGGAGCTGGTCAATCAGTGGCCGGAGTATCCTCCCGACCTAAG GGACGTATGCGAAGAATATGGAGGAGAAATGGAGAAACTGGCTTTTAAATTGCTGGGACTCATCTCCCTGAGCTTGGGGTTGCCGGCAGACAGATTGAATGGCTTCTTCGAAGACCATACCGCCTTCATGCGGCTGAATCACTACCCTCCCTGCCAAGCTCCTCACCTGGCTCTGGGCATCGGCCGCCACAAGGATTCTGGTGCGCTCACCGTCCTTGCTCAGGACGACGTCGGTGGCCTTGAAGTCAAGCGCAAGGCAGATGGAGTGTGGGTTTTCGCCAAGCCCACGCCCGATGCCTATATCATCAATGTCGGTGATATTGTTCAG GTTTGGAGCAATGACAGATATGAGAGCGTGGAGCACAGGGTGAAGGTGAATCCCGATAGAGAAAGGTTCTCCATTCCTTACTTCTTGAACCCGTCTCAGCATGTCAATGTGCAGCCTCTGAAGGAATTGACAAGTGAAGAAAACCCTGCCAAGTACGAGGAATACAACTGGGGAAAGTTCTTTGCCAACCGAAAACGCAGCAATTCCAAGAAGCTCAATGTTGAAAACATTCAAATTTACCATTTTAAGAAGCAAGAACAATCAATCTAG